GGGGTCGTCACGGCCATCGACACGACCAGTTTCAACGTCGGCCGAACCACGGTCGAAGCCGTCGATGTCCAGCTCGACTACCGGGTTCCGACCGAAAGGCTGGGCGATTTCCACGTCTATGGTGCCGCAAGCCGGCAACCGCGCCTGACGCGCAAATCGGCGCCGGATCGCGCGCCGGTCAACTCGGCGGGCTATGCGGACGGTCCGTTGGCGTGGCGCGCGAATGGCGGGATCGACTGGCAGGCCGGGCCGCTCGACCTGGGGTTCATCGCGACCTATTTCCACGGGTACCGCGCTGCGATGAGCACCGATGACGCGGCGACCGCGGGACAGGCCGTGCTGCTCCAGGGCGGGTCCCGGATCCCCGCCCAGATCTACGTCGATGCGTTCGCGGCGCGCCGCTTCACCTTATCCCGCGCACCGCTGGGCATCGTCAGTGTCGATCTCCGTTTCGGCATCCAGAACCTGTTCGACCATGCGCCGCCGATCATCGTTGCCCCCGATACGGCGAATTACAGCCTCTTTGGCGACCCGCGGTTGCGCCGCTTCGAACTGTCGCTCGTCGCCCGCTATTGAAATGACCGCGCTCGCCGACGGATGTCGAAAGGTCGGCGATCCCGGTGAGGGTTTTTGCTGCACCTGCGTTCAGATCAGCGAGGGTGGTCGGATGGCGCCCTGCCCCTGAACAGGATCGCCGCGATGAACCCGATACTCTCCGATGGTCCGAACTCGAACCGGGACGCCACGAACGCTTTGGCCGTCTCGCGTCGGAAGGTCCTGCTCGGTGCTGCCACCGTCACCGGGATTGCCTTGGCTCAGCCTGCCGCATCGGCCGCGCAAACCCTCACCAACTTCACCGGAGACAAGACCATGAGCACGATCACAGTCAAGGACGGCACGCAGATCTTCTACAAGGAATGGGGCACGGGTCAGCCGATCGTGTTCCATCACGGCTGGCCGCTCAGCGGCGACGACTGGGACGCGCAGATGATGTTCTTCTCGGAGAAGGGCTTCCGCGTCGTCGCGCACGACCGCCGCGGTCACGGCCGCTCGAGCCCGGCATCGACGGGCAACGACATGGACACCTATGCCGCCGACGTCGCCGCGGTGACGGCGCATCTCGGTTTGCGCGACGCCGTGCACATCGGCCATTCGACCGGTGGCGGCGAGGCGATCCGCTATGTCGCGAAATACGGCAGCGGCGGCCGCGTCGCAAAGGCCGTGACGATCGGCGCCATCCCGCCGGTGCTCGGCAAGTCGCCGACCAATCCGAACGGCGTGCCGCCAGAAGCAATCGCCGGCATCCGCGCGGGCGTCATCGCCAATCGCGCGCAATTCTACGAGGATTTCGCCGCTGGCCCGTTCTACGGCTTCAACCGTCCCGGCGCGGCCGTCTCGAAGGGGGTCATCGCCAACTGGGTGCGTCAGGCGATGGCGGGCGACATCAAGGCACAGGTCGACTGCATCGCGGTGTTCACCGAGACCGACTTCACCGCCGACCTGAAAGCCATCCAGCAGCCCGTGCTCGTCATGCACGGCGAGGATGACCAGGTCGCGCCGATCGGCACCACCTCGCGGCTCGCCGTCAAACTGCTCAAGCACGGCACGCTCAAGACCTATCCCGGGTTCCCGCACGGCATGGCGACGACCCATGCCGACGTGATCAACGCCGACATCCTCACGTTCATCCGCGGCTGAGCCGCACGGCCCGGCGGGACGATCCGCCGGGCCGTCAGCCCCCAGCTTGCGACACAGGGCGGCGCGCAACCGGCGTGCCGCCAAGGCACCGTCGTGCCGATTGATCTGGCGTGCCCGGCCGCGTCGATGACCAGAAAGGAAGACGAACCATGACCCGTCCCGATACGCCGGCCTACCTGACGCATGCGACGGGCACGCCCGTACTCGACAACATGAACATCCAGACCGCGGGGCCGCGCGGACCGGCGTTGCTGCAGGACGTGTGGCTGCTCGAGAAACTCGCGCACTTCAACCGCGAGGTGATCCCGGAGCGGCGCATGCACGCGAAGGGTGCAGGCGCGCACGGACACTTCACGGTGACGCACGACATCACCCGCTACACCCGGGCCAAGCTGTTCTCCGCCGTGGGCAAGCGTACGCCGATGTTCGCGCGCTTCTCGACGGTCGCCGGCGAACGCGGCGCGGCCGATGCGGAGCGCGACATCCGCGGCTTCGCGCTGAAATTCTATACCGAGGAGGGCAACTGGGACCTGGTCGGCAACAACACGCCGGTCTTCTTCCTGCGCGATCC
This sequence is a window from Sphingomonas ginsenosidivorax. Protein-coding genes within it:
- a CDS encoding alpha/beta fold hydrolase; this encodes MSTITVKDGTQIFYKEWGTGQPIVFHHGWPLSGDDWDAQMMFFSEKGFRVVAHDRRGHGRSSPASTGNDMDTYAADVAAVTAHLGLRDAVHIGHSTGGGEAIRYVAKYGSGGRVAKAVTIGAIPPVLGKSPTNPNGVPPEAIAGIRAGVIANRAQFYEDFAAGPFYGFNRPGAAVSKGVIANWVRQAMAGDIKAQVDCIAVFTETDFTADLKAIQQPVLVMHGEDDQVAPIGTTSRLAVKLLKHGTLKTYPGFPHGMATTHADVINADILTFIRG